One stretch of Magnetococcales bacterium DNA includes these proteins:
- a CDS encoding GAF domain-containing protein: protein MKNLLKHKQGQSRKNPAIADPPGKKGGDDEPVLPHLAGRKTLFLLGIRASAWAELLLFFGGFMAFDLTMGGGDRFSEVCPHPFWIAVVLMSVQYGTSHGLLAVFFSSILVLSGGLPEARYGQDAFEQLYELSIQPLSWAVGAVLLGLLQDRHRSERSTLWKAMAAAEKRGQAITKAYQQVSKAKERLEIQVAGQLKTVISSFKAAKELENEDPAMVLSGARDMIRSVISPEKFSIYTLEDRNLVAMVKSGWKEDDPFKESFSSRDPLFQAIVAEKRFLMVNNSKEREILDDQGVLAGPLLHRETGDIGGMIKIEHLGFMEFNVTSIENFKALCEWAGASYGLALRLRAARADSVINQDSSLFSYGFFPRQVALMTNLGRRLDFEVSLMIVRLENPDDLKQDEQRMIPGLIGKATSVVMRNTDMAFDYETPGFEFALLLPATPAENMKFVLKKFDQALAEHVLATVPRARFTIATQTLHKAKKQGQDGGA from the coding sequence TTGAAAAACCTATTGAAGCACAAACAGGGACAATCCAGGAAAAATCCCGCCATTGCCGATCCCCCCGGGAAAAAGGGCGGAGACGACGAACCGGTACTTCCCCACCTTGCCGGACGCAAGACCTTGTTTTTGCTTGGAATCCGTGCCTCGGCCTGGGCGGAGTTGCTCTTGTTTTTCGGCGGGTTCATGGCGTTCGATCTGACGATGGGTGGGGGAGATCGTTTTTCGGAGGTCTGTCCCCATCCGTTCTGGATCGCGGTGGTGCTCATGAGTGTGCAGTATGGCACCAGTCATGGGCTGCTCGCGGTATTTTTCTCCAGCATCCTCGTGCTCTCCGGCGGTCTGCCCGAGGCACGGTATGGCCAGGATGCTTTTGAACAATTGTATGAACTGTCGATTCAACCCCTGTCCTGGGCGGTTGGCGCGGTGCTTCTGGGGTTGTTGCAGGATCGGCACCGCAGTGAGCGCAGCACCTTGTGGAAGGCGATGGCCGCCGCCGAAAAACGGGGCCAGGCAATCACCAAGGCCTACCAACAGGTCAGCAAGGCCAAGGAACGCCTGGAAATTCAGGTCGCCGGACAACTCAAGACCGTCATCTCCTCCTTCAAGGCAGCCAAGGAGTTGGAAAACGAAGATCCGGCGATGGTCCTTTCCGGCGCCCGCGACATGATCCGTTCCGTGATCAGTCCCGAGAAGTTTTCCATCTACACCCTTGAAGACCGGAATCTGGTGGCCATGGTCAAATCGGGATGGAAGGAGGATGATCCTTTCAAGGAATCCTTTTCTTCACGGGATCCGTTGTTTCAGGCGATCGTGGCGGAGAAACGTTTTCTCATGGTCAACAACTCCAAGGAGCGGGAGATCCTCGATGACCAGGGGGTGCTGGCGGGTCCCCTGTTGCATCGGGAAACCGGAGACATCGGCGGGATGATCAAGATTGAACATCTGGGGTTCATGGAGTTCAATGTCACTTCCATCGAAAACTTCAAGGCCTTGTGCGAATGGGCCGGGGCTTCCTATGGTCTGGCGCTGCGTTTGCGGGCGGCGCGGGCGGACAGCGTGATCAATCAGGACAGCAGCCTGTTTTCCTACGGATTTTTTCCCCGTCAGGTGGCTTTGATGACAAATCTGGGGCGGAGACTCGACTTCGAGGTCAGCCTGATGATTGTCCGCCTGGAAAATCCGGATGATTTGAAACAGGATGAGCAACGGATGATTCCCGGTCTGATCGGCAAGGCGACGAGCGTCGTCATGCGCAATACCGACATGGCCTTCGACTACGAAACGCCAGGGTTCGAATTTGCCCTGCTTCTGCCGGCGACCCCGGCGGAAAACATGAAATTCGTCCTGAAAAAATTCGATCAGGCCCTGGCGGAACATGTCCTTGCGACGGTACCCCGGGCACGGTTCACCATTGCGACCCAGACCTTGCACAAGGCAAAAAAACAGGGACAGGATGGAGGGGCATGA